CCGCGGTTTAAGCCCCCTAATATCCCTCCTGGCCGGACCcttgaggtcgtcgggtatctggacGGGACTTAGGCTGGTGAGCCTCGGTTCGCATTATCTTTTGGTTCTGATATTATCGTCCTTGTGATTTCTGTTGTTTACGGTGATTTCTTAATCTCTGTGATACATACTGATCTGTGTGATCCTCATATAAAACTGCtggtatatttttcttgagtgATTTCTGTCATCCATCAACTAATTGAGAATAACTGTGATCTTTGTGATCTCATATTTTCTGTGAAATCTTAAGTTGTTGCGACTCAGTTCTTCCTTTAATAAACTGATTACTGTGGCTTATTACATCTGCTGAAATCTCTGTTTTCTTTGTGACTCCCTGCTTCTATAACCTGTTGTCTGCCGTATCTGTTGAGAATTTCGGTTTTTCGTGTTAATCACTAAAGGGGTACATTTTCTGAAACttgctgaaattttttttaaaaacctttttttttaaatggccGGATATAACCTACAACCTTTTGATGGAAAAactgatttttcaatttggcaacaaaaaatgaagggaATTTTGATACAACAAAGAGTTTTTAAGGCCATTGATGGAAACTATTTAGAAAACGTTTCGGAAGAaaagattcaagaaaatgatgaatttgcttACTCCtcgattattttaaatttatctgaCACAGTTTTACGAAAGGTTGGCAAACAAAACTCTTCCAAAGATTTATGGAATAAACTTGAGGAGCTTTATACTGAGACTTCATTACCGAGTAAACtgtttttattggaaaatttttttaagtataaactTGACTTGTCaaaaaacattgatgaaaacttggatgattttactaaGCTTATACAAGACATTAAGCTCACCGGTgataaaaacattgatgaatattctCCTATTATTTTGCTGAATGCTATTCCTGAATCGTACTCTGATGTTAAATCTGCTATTAAGTATGGTAGAGATTCTGTTAATCTTGAAACTGTTGTGAACGGACTTAAGAGTAAGGAGATGGACCTTAGGGCTAATAAACCTAGTCAAAACCAACATGAAGTGAATTCGGTTAGGGGAAGACCTAAGTTTAGAAACTCTAGATATAATAATAGAAGCAAAAGTAGAAGTAAGAGTAGAAATGGATATCGGAACAAGTCTAGACCTAGAGAGAATTTTAATGATGACAAAACTAGAGAAAGGCGTTGTTATAACTGTGGAATAAAAGGTCACTACATTAAGGATTGTAGAAAACCTATAAAGGATAATCGAGATAGgtatgaagaaaaagagaaggttAATAATGTGTCTGATGAGAATAATGGCGAAGTCTTTGTTGTGTGCGAAGCAAACTCTGTGAATTCCTTTGACATGCATGAATGGTTAATTGATTCTGGCTGCACATTTCATATGAGTCCTTTCAAAGATATTTTCACTAATCTGCGTTATGAACATGctggttttgtttctatggcTAATGAGAAAAGATGTGAAATTGAAGGTCTTGGTGACAtttctatttgttttaaagATGGCTATAAAATGACTTTGAAAAACGTGAGATATGTTCCTGATTTGAGTCATAATCTTATTTCTTGTGCCGCTTTAGAGGAAGATGGTCTTGAGGGTAGATGGGGCAAAGGCctcatgaaaatcatgaagGGATCATTAGTTGTTTTTAAAGCTGAACGCAAGCGTAATCTTTATATATGCACTGTTTCTTATGACTATCTTGCTGCAACTGTTTCTGAAAATGATTCCACTACTTTATGGCATAAGAGACTTGGTCATATTAGTCAAAAAGgtcttgattttttgaaaaaggatGGTATTTTGAATACGAACATTGAAAAACTGGACTTCTGTGATGATTGTATACTTGGTAAACATCATAAAGTGCATTTCCCTGCTTCACCCTCCCCAAGTCCCTCCATGTCTACTTGCATCCTTGATTATGTGCATGCTGATGTTTGGGGACCTTCGAATGTGCCTACTCATGGTGGTAAtcgatattttttatctatcattgataatttttctagaaaagtTTTCGTCTTCTTAATGAAGCACAAATCTGAGGTGTTTGAAAAGTTCGAAAAATGGAGAGTTTTagttgaaaatcaaactggaaaaagattgaaatctCTTCGTACTGATAATGGTTTGGAATTttgtaatcaaaatttttctgaaatgtgtGATAAACATGGCATAAGAAGGCATAAAACCAACCCCTATACCCCCCAACAAAATGGTATTGCTGAAAGAATGAATCGCACTTTACTTGATAAAGTTAGATGCTTGCTTGTGAGTTCTGGTTTACCAAAAACGTTTTGGGGTGAAGCTATCCTTACAGCTGCTCACTTAATAAATATGTCCCCTTCTGTGCCATTACTTGGTAAGACTCCTGAACATATTTGGACTGGTAAAATTCCTTACTTATCTGCATTACGTGTTTTTGGATGTTCTGCTTTTGCACATCAATCTGTTGATAAGTTAGAACCTAGGGCcttaaaatgtgtttttattggttatcctatGGGTGTTAAAGGGTATCGCCTTTGGGTACGTAGTCAACCCGGATTTAAGGTTCTAATAAGTAGAGACGTAACATTCAATGAAAACGAAATGCCTTGCTTAGAGAAAAACCAAAACTTAGAAAAAGAGCAAACGTTTAATAAGGTGGAGAACAATCTAGGGGATAACCAACAGGAGGGAGAATTAGAGAACACATTAGAAATTGAACCTGATAGTGAGACCGAAAATGTAGAAAATCTTGAACCAAACCCATTAGAAAACTACCAACTTGCTAGGGATAGAAATAGAAGACAAATTAGGGCCCCAACAAGACTTAGAGATTTCGAGACCGCCTTAAATATTGAGATGACTGAACCTACTAGCATAGATGAGGCTATGAATTCCAAACACTGGCTTAGCGCCATGAATGAGAAAATGAAGtcattaaagaaaaacaaaacttgGGTTTTAGTTCCCAAACCAAAAAATGCTTCCATAGTAGATTGTAAGtggatttataaaatcaagcaAGAAAACCCTATCAAATACAAGGCTAGGTTAGTAGCTAAGGGATTTACGCAAAAAGAGGGAATagattataatgaatttttttctcctGTCGTGAAATTTACAACTGTGCGTATTATTCTTGCTCTCACTGCACACTACAATTGGGAACTCAAgcaaatggatgttaaaactgcTTTCCTACATGGTGATTTGgatgagaatatttatatgtgcCAACCTGCtggttttattgataaatCCAAGCCTGATTTTGTGTGTTTGCTGAAAAAATCGCTATATGGCTTAAAACAATCACCTAGACAGTGGAATAAGAAATTTGACTCATTCATGCATTCCTTGAAATTCAATAGGAGTCATTATGATCACTGCCTCTACTTTAAGCATGTGCATGATTCACCtatctttcttgttctttatgTAGACGACATGCTTATTGCTAGCCCAAATTCTCATCTCATTAATGATTTACAAAAACAGCTTTGTCatgtttttgaaatgaaagacctcggaaatgcaaaacaaattcttggcatGAACATCTctagaaatagagaaaaatcttCTATTCTCTTAAACCAAAAGTCTTACATCTCATctgttttgaaaaagttttccatggaaaatgcaaaacctgCTTCGGTACCTCTAGCTGCACATTTTCAGCTTTCAAAAGAACAATCTCCCAAAACAGATTCTGAAAAAACCAAGATGGATAAAATCCCTTATTCAAATGTTATTGGTTCCATCATGTATCTCATGGTATGCACTCGGCCTGATATTGCATATGCAATTAGCTGTCTTAGTAGATACATGTCAAACCCTGGTATACCTCATTGGGAAGCTGTGAAGCATTTGCTTAGATATTTACGTGGCACCATTGATATTGGCATCACCTTTTCTAGAAATTCTGATTGTACACAACTTGTTGGATTCGTGGACtcaaattatgcaaatgatcGTGATAGTCGTAAGTCCACTACTTCTTATGTGTTTACTTTATGCGGTGcatgcattagttggaaatcACAACTACAACACATAGTTGCCTTATCAACTACTGAAGCAGAATACATTGCCACAACCGAAGCCTTCAAAGAAGCCATTTGGCTTGATGGTCTTATCAAAGAAATCggtttttcaaaagaaaaattagttgTCTTTTCGGACAGTCAGTCCTCTATACAACTTTGTAAAAACCCCGTCTTTCATGATCGCACAAAGCATATTGACGTGAGATTTCATTTTATCCGTGACATCGTGGGAAAGGatgttataaaattagaaaagatcAAGACTGAAGATAATCCCGCTGATATGGGGACCAAAAGCCTACCAGTAGATAAGTTCAATTCATGTTTAAAAATTCTTAGATTAAATCCTGACTAACCCTGCTCTCCTCTAGCTGTTTGTCGTTTTGCAGGTTAACGCAGGAGGGTCCCCGGGCTGTGATGAAAAATTTCCAGATCTACAAGCTCCGGGCAATGTTTCCTTTTTTGGGTTcattggtccaaggtggagcaTGTTGGGATAGGTATGGCCCAATGACCCAAGCCCACTGTCTAAACCCGCTTGGCAAGACCCACCTCGTCCGACCCGGTCCACACCCGGTACTTGACCCGCTACTCCACTTAAGtaaaaccctaaccctaagTTTTTACCTCTCATCAGTTTTTTCCCCCTTCTTCACTGCGCCGCTGatttctctctccctcccccAAATCTCCTTCTCCAATAACCGAGATCCTCCTTCCCTTCTTCTCACCGGAGATGGAGGTGGCTTTCCTAAGCCAATATGATGGCTTATGGAAAGCCACCAAGCCTTCCCTTTCATGTCGACCCCGGTAACCTCTATAAATGGGGATTTCAACTTCGGCCGAAAGAGATACGATACACACTTCCCACATATCTCCAAAAGCCTTCTAAAGTTCTTTGTGACCGAGCATTAGTTCTTGGTGAACTAAACCCTCAGACTCTGTGATCCTGTTTCTCGGTGTTCTTCGGTGAAAGGGTTAAGGTGGAGTAGCCGCGGGTGTGACAGTGGGCGTACAAGTCTTTGTGACCGAGCTTTGTGCCATCTCTCATAGATCTGGTTCTTTCTGAGCCACTTTCATTATCTAAATATAATCTGTTTATATTCGttttgattcatttatttttttttttggcctaTAATTTTAAGGAGTTGTGTACTCCATCCTTTGTCATTGTAATAGTTCAGTTAGGCTATTTGGTAAAATATCACTAAGGGGTTTATCCAccctacaaatatatatatatatatatatataaatccaattagctatacttactgtaaattccaaaatacttcgattcacaagggactgctcaaccctctactttgtcctcatgtcctataatagaatattatacgaatcaatatatttaatttaccaaataattcataagaattcacttaaccaaaccccttatatatttataatatcatttttaataacattcgtaaattatattaccactgaAACCTCCTTTTCCctcattaataacataatatttctaaaatataactttcggaatatttttatgaattttctgtcaatttatcgttgctatacaatttaattaagcaacaatacatagaagtacatatttggttaatcattctgatggaattgtataaattagctataataataattaaatctaacaaatctaatatttgaattacccaactatatcatttttatagcaaatgtgatatttaatacgacactaatttaaatagctaacattataaaatactctgattaaatagtatatcgctcaatataaactatatttaataaaagaactaattaaataatagaattatataaattaataaaaattaaaatacaaatcttaCCTCGCTACGTGTcgctgaaaaagaaaagagaatttGCAATTGaagaatgaaattttgattccacacacatatttatatatagaggtTGGGCGGTGGGTGATGGCCCACCTCCCTAATCCCTCTTtcctcccttttttttttcccttttattttctctttttttttaaatttaatttaacttttgccaaaatattcattacgtccttcctaattttcttaattaatataatttactttcaaatattataaaaaactccaatttaattcgttcaaattttattatatcccaaattcaatttataattcatttactaattaaatttaaatttttaataattatcaattagtctcccgattacgtgaaaaattctacggacgtcacattttttttatagaatttttttagataatatatcatttattatacGGTTTACGAAATAatcttatgaaatattatacgATAAATAATACTACGATGTCttgagttttttaaatttgttcacTTGAAATTAGATccattgataaataataattcaatggaacaacaaagaaaaataaaaatattttttgggttcAAATTAGGTATATAGACCCGTGGGGTGTTGATgggatttgatttttttaatgaatctGAATTTAAATTCGAGTctaataatattgattgagtttgaatttaatcttaaaattaattcataagttTGACCCTACACCCTAATCTAGACCGCCTTGACTGACTTATCTTCTACTCTAAATCAAATCATAAGATTAGCAAAGGGGTTTTAGGCGGCTTTACTGATctaagaaaaagtaaaagggACATATGTCCAAGGAGTTGGGTATGTCCTGACCTAACATTCAGGCAAAGGTGCAACCAAAAAGAGTGTGGTGGAGAAGTAGCACACGCTATCTCGGCATTGCGGCTGCTGTCAATCATCAGTCACGTCACCATCAATCACATCATATGTTGTCCCaacttgaccaaaaaaaatataactaataaaatttgcaaaaaaattcaagtaattttattataatattataaaataattttaaaaataataataatttctctttttatattttttaaaatacagtaatTTTACCGTCGGTATGTTTTATAGTGAAGTAATTTACTTTCTTAGATAGAGagttaaattactttattttaaaaatacattgggataaattgttattatttttttataggagattatttgttcatttacaatatcacataatgataaattgcattaaattcaataaaactttaatatttaataaaatttctataGAAAGATTATACATTCTATAGAACCACCAGTCATACGCCGATGTGATCAGCGGAGGgtgtttggataaatttatttgaaatattttataaactcctaTATATCACGAGAAGTTTTAAGAGCTCAAAGAtatcgaattttttattatagtttttttggaaaatacaGTATTaacaaagttgacaattttaaatattcaactaaaaattatataatatcatcaaatattatggagtatttataattttttaaaatgaggagtattcgtaattctatcaaattttaaagaagGTTGTGATTCATCCTtaaattaacccaaaaaacatatacaaatttattaattaaaccccacttaaattatagattaaattaaataaaacttaactttctatatataccaATTGGGAAAAAGATTCGAATAGTCCTCTATTTATATCCTAAAATCGTTTTGGTTGTTTAACtttgacaatattatttttagtctGTATCTTTCCATTTTGCTTAGATTCGGTTTTTTAGCCAATTTTATGACCATTTTGCctttttttgataataaaacCTAATAGTCCATTTTAATGTTCTAAAAATGACGcaacatgcttccgaaataaattaagcccTCATAAATTCGTACCTTTTTTCTATCGCCTTGtttccatgagaaatttttttttttgtatttccaaaattttgaaaatattccctGTTATCattgtaactcgaactttcgttcgattccattttttctcaagagtctcctccattagtggataaataatatcaaaatataacataatcatatatttattcaataaatctaGGTTCTGATACCATCTTAGGCGAGCATTAacgaaaaattatgaaataagtgcatatggactaaaactgcctttaaaaagttgaaaaggaTAGGgttaaaattgtccgaaaatcttccagaggactaaaagtgagcAATTTCGAAAGTTACTGTACCTAAATAAATATGagcatagttatcgaactaaaattaaaattaggtattattaacggactaaaataatacttttccctatacAAATTTTTACAACATACCAAACATGTGTACAGTGTTCTCCactattttcatatatacaaattaacgatctaatctttatacaaattgTGTGTgcatcattaaaaaaaaaaattgccatCAGATGCAATATTAGTAGctatgataaaaaatcataataaatgacTATTGTTAACTAtcgttaaataaaattgatttaaaaagtaattttttcaccataaaaaaaaatatttttcacgGCTAAGAGCTACGGTCAAAATAATTGTTGTTGCTTTTAGGCATaacaaatgttttagccatTCTCGCAAAAACTACGTCCAACAACCGTTGCTTGGTCGTGGTCAATAAGTATTTGTTACGACTATTTGTTATCAACTATGATTATTAACCGtagttaaatgttataattcttctagtgtatgtgtgtgtctgAATTGGACTATAAGATGTAACATAAAGTGTactagaaaattcaatttttaatagataaaattGACAATGTAATCTTTATACTCGAGACTTGTACTTGTGAAGTGGGAAaccaatcacaaaataagtataatatacttagagtaatattttttttaaaattatatataattatacaataaatatatttaacttactatataattattttcagtcGATAAATTCTATTtcgattaaaattttactacaaataacaaaagttacaataaaaatttcaatcgGGATAAGATATTCTAGAAAGAGCAGCCGTCTCTCCTTTCTGGCTCCACCTACTGAAATCAAATGGCCGCGGCTGACCCACCACTTACGGCGGTGCGCTTCGGGATCATCGGCTGCGCCAACATAGCACGCAAGGTTTCACGAGCAATTCTCCTCTCTCCCAACTCCACCATCGTCGCTATAGGCAGCCGCTCCCTGGAGAAAGCCGCCGCCTTCGCCAAGAACAACGGCTTCCCGGCCTCGGCCAAGGCGTACGGATCCTACGACGCCGTTCTGGAGGACCCGGACGTGGACGCCGTCTACATTCCGCTGCCGACGAGCCTCCACCTCCACTGGGCCGTTCTGGCGGCTCGGAAGAAGAAGCATGTTCTGCTGGAGAAGCCGGTGGCGCTGAACGTGGGGGAGCTGGATGAAATCCTGGCGGCGTGTGAATCCAGTGGGGTACAGTACATGGACGCTACCATGTGGATGCACCATCCCCGGACGGCTGAGATGAAGGGTTTTCTCGCCGATGAGCGACGGTTCGGGCAACTGAAAGCGGTATGCTCTCCAAATGGCTAAATTGGGAAAGTgtagatattatattttgctaaATTGGGTAAAGGTTACTAGTTagaattgaaaaacaaatcaaattatatcaatatggaaaaactaaatatagtaaagaaagtttgagcacattttcataaaacctaaatgttaaaatcaacttgatttattacatttaaaaaaccatgtggaatattattttaattttaatcattcaAGAAACGCGACATATCTAGTTAATTTGGATCAAGGCCAGATTGGtctaataagaaaaataggCTGGTCCGACTCAAGGCCTGTTGGAATCTGCCTAACTTAATGACCTAGGATCGCCTGATTGTTGGTCCAGTGCAAGTCCGATTGGATTGGCCTTGTATGGTAACCAAAATGATAAACTTATTACGTAATTGGTCACTTTCCCTAAACTGTACTCTAATCACATGACAAATTATTGACCACATCTATCAatgaaatgataaataattcaCCCATTATCATGATGATATACAACAGAGTTTCTATTGAAACTCACAAACCTCGATATATAGGCGACCATGCCCAAAAGTCAGGGTACTTGCATTAATCATTGGTCAAAGACTCAAAGTATAATCACCGGATAAAGCAAGATTAGAAAAAATTGCGTTTTAGATCCCATAAATCACttcattgataattttggttccattatttttattcacatTGCATTCTATAGCTCcaaaaaattcacaatttaAGTTCTAagttttaaattcattaaatttttaacggaAAGTACACGTCCATAACACGGGTCCATTAAGTCTtaaactaaaacaaattaacaCAGTATTTCCTCACAAGGTTACTATGGAACCTCAAGTCAAATACGGGATAATGCACTATTTAACAAAATCTTGTAGTTACTTCCATAAATTTTTACGACTCTTTGTCAAGATCCCGCCAATATCTACAGGTTTCTTCATGATATTGTTTTCTAAAACATGATTATTACTTTATGAATGCATCACCTAATACAAATCTCGACGAATCATTTATCATTGCCTCTTTTTGATGGATTTTATGATTTCATACATTTTAGATTAAACTATAGAAATTAGTCGTGATTGCCATCAATATGCTGATTTGCACATATATTTAcatgtttccttttcatattGTATTCTAATCTTTTGAAAATGTTTATACAAcgtatcaataattatatccGTATActattgaaaattgagaataaaattgatacaagtaaaatgaacttattttatgggaccTTAATTAAGTGTAGATTCAACAACCATTTGCATGTCAGGTGGCTCTCTccagtaatttttaaaaaggtgAAACAAAATGACCAAACGTGTCGTTCGataggactaaatgtgcaTATTTTATGAATCTTGTAAAAGGTGGAATGGAAAACAAAACGACCTATTCatgagaaggaaaagaaaaagggttaaATGCAGTTTACCGTCTTATGATATGTGAAATAAGCAAATAAActcatatgaaaaaagaattagcaaattatcacctgtgtttaaaaaatgaagcaaattacccacTATCAATTGTTTAGATAAGGGGTAATTTACCTCATTTTCCAAAATACAGGAGGTGATTTGCTATTTagtttttcgaaaaaaaaaatgcatttttgccTGTGCCTTTTTCATGTTGTGTTGAAAATTGTTGTTCTTAGTTTAATTTCCCTGAATTAGATTGGTGAAATGATTCTTGCTAGAAGCCATCTAAAATTGTGATGCTTTTCACTACAAAAAGATTTCACTTTGGGCATGGTTATAAAGGCACAGTTGAACGTCAGGAGCCATAGTCAGTAGCTATCCATCACGGCTCTACCGCAACTTGTTAGCCATTGTTTCATGCAGGTGTAGCCAAAACATAACGGCCAAAAGCTATGACGAACGTTTTGGCCATGACTTCTGTCGGCTAGGCAGTCGTGCGCAATAAGTTCCAAATAACAATCAATTGACCAAGTTGTTGTTTGAGGCCGACGGTATAGGTCCTCAGCGAGCACTAAACTATTGTGCTCAGCGCATGAATACAGTttttgtgcggtaaatttgtTCTTACTGAAATGCCTTTCCAGTACTTGCCTTCCAACTTGTAgctaagtttttctttttctatctgTTCTTCACCTTCTTGCCCACATGTTGCCTGAGATGTCTCCGTTTATGTTCACAGGTACACAGCATTTTCTCGTACAATTCTGGTGCTGATTTTCTTAAAACCGATATTCGTGTGAAGCCAGACCTTGATGCGCTAGGTGCGTTAGGCGACACTGGCTGGTACTGTATCCGGGCAATTTTATGGGCTGCCGACTATCAACTACCAAAAACTGTGACTGCTTTGAGGGATGCTGAATTCAATGAGGCGGGCGTTATCCTGTCGTGTGGTGCTTCCTTGCAGTTTGAGGATGGCAAAATCGCAACATTCTATTGTTCGTTTCTGAGCAATTTAACCATGGAAATCAGCGTTCTTGGAGCTAATGGATACTTGCGTGTCCACGACTTTGTAATCCCTTTCCAAGAGAGCGTAGGGCCGTTTTATGTGAATGCAAATACGAAATTCGCTGAGCTATCAATTGGGATCGAGCCTTCACCAACTGAGCACCTTGTCAAGACCGATCTCCCCCAGGAAGCTCGTATGGTGAAGGAGTTCTCATCTTTAGTGAGGAAGATAACAGATCATGGTTCAGAAACTGAGAAGAAATGGCCAACAATTAGCAGGAAAACTCAAATGGTGGTGGATGCTGTTAAGGCGTCGATCGACAAGGATTTTCAGCCCATCCACGTTGTGTATTAGTAGTTAACATCGTATTTCTTGCATGTTGAGCTTGTGCAGTGACGATGAGAAGGACACATTGGTAAGGATGTGAAGCTCTGTGTGTTTGTTATGCATGAACGT
The window above is part of the Sesamum indicum cultivar Zhongzhi No. 13 linkage group LG2, S_indicum_v1.0, whole genome shotgun sequence genome. Proteins encoded here:
- the LOC105178946 gene encoding uncharacterized oxidoreductase At4g09670-like, translated to MAAADPPLTAVRFGIIGCANIARKVSRAILLSPNSTIVAIGSRSLEKAAAFAKNNGFPASAKAYGSYDAVLEDPDVDAVYIPLPTSLHLHWAVLAARKKKHVLLEKPVALNVGELDEILAACESSGVQYMDATMWMHHPRTAEMKGFLADERRFGQLKAVHSIFSYNSGADFLKTDIRVKPDLDALGALGDTGWYCIRAILWAADYQLPKTVTALRDAEFNEAGVILSCGASLQFEDGKIATFYCSFLSNLTMEISVLGANGYLRVHDFVIPFQESVGPFYVNANTKFAELSIGIEPSPTEHLVKTDLPQEARMVKEFSSLVRKITDHGSETEKKWPTISRKTQMVVDAVKASIDKDFQPIHVVY